The following coding sequences are from one Paenarthrobacter ureafaciens window:
- a CDS encoding peptidylprolyl isomerase, giving the protein MTIATAKATIHTSLGDIKVDLFGNHAPKTVANFIGLATGEKSWTHPETGEDKTGTPLYNGTIFHRIIKDFMIQGGDPLGRGVGGPGYKFDDEIHPELTFNAPYKLAMANAGVQMGKGTNGSQFFITTVNTDWLFGKHSIFGEVTDEESRKVVDAIEGVRTGMGDRPVEDVVINSIDIEQL; this is encoded by the coding sequence ATGACCATTGCAACAGCAAAAGCCACAATTCACACGAGCCTGGGCGACATCAAGGTTGACCTTTTCGGCAACCACGCCCCCAAGACCGTTGCCAACTTCATTGGCCTGGCCACTGGCGAAAAGTCCTGGACCCACCCGGAGACCGGCGAGGACAAGACCGGCACACCGCTTTACAACGGCACCATCTTCCACCGGATCATCAAGGACTTCATGATCCAGGGCGGCGATCCCCTCGGCCGCGGCGTCGGCGGACCCGGCTACAAGTTCGACGACGAAATCCACCCCGAGCTGACCTTCAACGCTCCGTACAAGCTGGCCATGGCCAACGCGGGCGTCCAGATGGGCAAGGGCACCAACGGTTCCCAGTTCTTCATCACCACGGTGAACACCGACTGGCTGTTCGGCAAGCACAGCATCTTCGGCGAGGTCACCGACGAGGAGTCCCGCAAGGTTGTTGACGCAATCGAGGGCGTACGCACCGGCATGGGCGACCGTCCTGTTGAGGACGTCGTCATCAACAGCATCGACATCGAACAGCTCTAG
- a CDS encoding glycosyltransferase codes for MSADRPFEGELKERAEPPGVSIVIPAYNEESVIRQCLIAAIYQSVPAKEIIVVDNLSKDRTAKIVRRMQQEYPESPIILLKQADVQGLIPTRNYGLNSATGDIIGRIDADSVLEPDWVEQVQKAFADPTVQAATGPVVYYDMPMRRFGLKADDKMRQLMLRLAKHQYHFLFGSNMALRRSAWETIRDEACLDEKDEMHEDIDLSLHLAEHDLRIQYWPQMVSGMSARRLEDSPRDYRYYVTRFDRTYKAHNVKKMALKAPMVVFFSVYFPAKLLRAIHAANAVSGGVRRGGL; via the coding sequence ATGTCAGCTGATAGACCCTTCGAGGGTGAACTTAAGGAGCGCGCGGAACCTCCGGGCGTTTCAATTGTCATCCCGGCGTACAACGAGGAAAGCGTCATACGCCAGTGCCTCATCGCGGCCATTTATCAGTCTGTTCCTGCGAAGGAAATCATCGTGGTGGACAACCTGTCCAAGGACCGAACGGCAAAGATTGTTCGCCGGATGCAGCAGGAATATCCGGAGAGCCCGATCATCCTGCTGAAGCAAGCGGACGTCCAAGGCCTCATTCCCACGCGGAACTACGGCCTCAATAGCGCCACCGGCGACATCATCGGCAGGATCGATGCCGACTCGGTCCTGGAACCTGACTGGGTGGAGCAGGTCCAGAAGGCCTTCGCTGATCCCACCGTTCAGGCAGCAACGGGTCCGGTGGTGTACTACGACATGCCTATGCGCCGTTTCGGCCTTAAGGCAGACGACAAGATGCGCCAGCTCATGCTGCGCCTGGCGAAGCACCAGTACCACTTCCTGTTCGGCTCCAACATGGCGCTTCGCCGTTCGGCGTGGGAAACCATCAGGGATGAAGCCTGCCTGGATGAGAAGGACGAAATGCATGAGGACATCGATCTCTCACTGCACCTCGCCGAACACGACCTCCGGATCCAGTACTGGCCCCAGATGGTGTCCGGAATGTCAGCGCGCCGGCTTGAGGACTCGCCCCGGGATTACCGCTACTACGTGACGCGCTTTGACCGCACTTACAAGGCCCACAACGTCAAGAAGATGGCACTGAAGGCGCCGATGGTGGTGTTCTTCTCCGTGTACTTCCCGGCTAAGCTCCTCCGGGCAATCCACGCTGCCAACGCGGTTTCCGGCGGCGTCCGCCGCGGCGGTCTCTGA
- a CDS encoding DMT family transporter → MNLLISALGVLGVASSGPLIAGTLGATSVTALAIAFWRNAIAAVVMAVPVAVREPRQFTGVTRREFGWSAVAAVALAFHFACFITALQLTSVAAATALVCLQSAWIAVFQLFRGTRHRWPVLLGLGIAFGGVVAITGFDMGSSTDALIGDVLALAGGALAGLYTLAGGKARQSMGTGTYTTLCYGMCAALVAVMALFSGQPLAGFDAGGWLGILAITVCAQLVGHTAFNHLLATMSPLVVSMIILLEIPGAAILAAIFLNETLPGGTYAGLALILVGLAVVVSGQRRGRARADRREAELGTD, encoded by the coding sequence GTGAATCTCCTCATTTCGGCCCTGGGTGTACTGGGCGTAGCCTCATCCGGACCACTCATCGCCGGAACGCTCGGTGCTACCTCGGTAACTGCCTTGGCGATCGCGTTCTGGCGGAACGCCATAGCTGCCGTCGTGATGGCCGTTCCCGTGGCGGTCCGTGAACCGAGGCAGTTCACAGGAGTCACCCGCCGGGAGTTCGGCTGGTCCGCCGTGGCTGCCGTGGCATTGGCTTTCCACTTTGCCTGTTTCATTACGGCGTTGCAGCTCACGTCCGTCGCCGCCGCTACGGCGTTGGTGTGCCTGCAGTCCGCGTGGATCGCTGTCTTCCAGCTGTTCAGGGGAACCCGCCACCGCTGGCCCGTCCTGCTGGGCCTGGGCATCGCATTCGGCGGCGTCGTTGCCATCACGGGATTCGACATGGGCTCGTCCACGGACGCGCTTATTGGTGACGTCCTCGCCCTGGCCGGCGGCGCCTTGGCAGGGCTCTATACGCTCGCGGGCGGCAAAGCGCGCCAGTCGATGGGAACCGGAACCTACACCACGCTTTGCTACGGAATGTGCGCGGCTTTGGTGGCTGTCATGGCGTTGTTCAGCGGGCAGCCGCTGGCAGGGTTCGACGCCGGAGGGTGGCTTGGGATTCTTGCCATCACCGTGTGTGCGCAGCTGGTAGGCCACACCGCCTTCAACCATCTCCTGGCGACCATGAGTCCGCTGGTGGTTTCCATGATCATCCTGCTGGAGATTCCGGGAGCGGCCATCCTGGCGGCAATCTTCCTCAATGAGACCCTGCCCGGCGGGACCTACGCCGGCCTGGCCTTGATCCTGGTGGGACTCGCCGTGGTGGTGTCCGGGCAGCGGAGGGGGCGTGCGCGGGCAGACCGGCGCGAAGCTGAGCTGGGAACGGACTGA